The DNA region ATCAAATGGCTCAAGTAGAGTCGGATCCGCCGCGGCGGCGTCGCCAGCCATCGCGATCAGTCGCGCATCCTCCACGTCGACGGCTGTCGCTAGCAGGTCGTGCGCGGGCAAGCCTTCAAAGAGAATGGCGAACCCTGCCGTGTAGGCCTGATCTGTATCCACAGCGAGCTGACGCTTCACCGCCGCGCTGAGTGCGAGCGAGCGCCGCGCCACTGTGGCGTGTAGCGCCCACCATTTCTTTCCCGCCGCAGCGGCCATCACCGGCTCGGCCAACGTCTCGTCTATCGTCTGCGGGGCCGTGAGCACCAAAGCGTCTTGCATCTTCTTCTTGGTTGGGAGTAGCGCAAAAACAGGCGTGATCAGCTCTGGCGCTGCGGTCCAGCGTCGCCACCAGGCGACGCAGAATGCGCCATCTGCGCTCTTGGCAGCCTCTTCGAGTCCTTCGCGCACGGCGAGTGCCCATGCAGATTGAGCGCCGTCTGCTGTCGCATTTCGCCAGATGGCGATATCGTCAGCGGCGTCCGTTTCGAGCGCCGCCGCCCGCGTGGCCCAGGCGCGCACAGCCGCCCAGAGTGGATCGCCGCAGCCCCATGTCGCGAGATTGATGTTGCGGAGCGCGGAGATTTGCGTGGTGTTGGCGGAGTCAACGGCGCGTGCGTGGTCGGCGACCAACACCGCCTTCTGTTCCGCGCCGGGTTCGCGTTGGGGCGAAAGCGTCATGACAAAGCGCAGTTGCGCGAGCAACACGCCATACTCGCTGCTTCCGCTCTTGCCGATTTCCCAGCTCTTCTGCAGCAATCCGAACTCGCTCAACGAACGCACGATGATGCCGTATGCGTTGGCGTACGCCGCGATCTCGTCGGCCGACGATGGAGTAAGGATTGATCGCGCCACCTCGGACGCCGGCGGCGGCGGTTGCGTCGGATCAATGATCGTTCGGCCCTTCCAGCGTTGCGCCAATTGGCGAGGCGTCATCACGACCAACGGTGCGGCTGCTGCGACATCTTCGGGACCGAAGCTCAGGCGAAACGTAACCGACCGCCGGGCGGCGCTTGGAAGGTAGCGCCAGAGCGCCGTCAGCGTCCGCAGCAAGTCGGCTTCGCCGAGCCAAACGATCGGCGGTTGGCGCTTCTCGTCAAGCAACGCATCTAGCAGCTGGTGCGCATGCTTCGATACGGCGTGATGCTCTGGCGGTTGCCAGGAGCGTTCTTTCAGCGCTGCGCCGCGATCGGGCGACTGTGGAAGGTTCGCGGATAGCAGCAATAGACCGTCGGGATTGTCGATCTCAACGAACGGCGCCATGACGGCGTGCGTGAACACCATCCCCGCGCGCGGCGCGCCGGGATCCGGCCAAGTGCGCGCGAGCACGTAGGTGTCACCTTCGAAGTAGCCGCTTTCGAACGACGCCCATTCGGTTCCTGAGGGCACCGTATTTGGTAGGTCAGTTCGCCCAACAATTCGCGGCGCGACCTTCGCCGCCCCGGACGTGACCGCAATGATCGCATGGCCCTTGTCGACGGCGCCGAATGTCGCCTCGGAGATCGGCATGTGTCAGCGCCAACCAGCGATGTGTTCAAGCGGAATACACAAATCCGGCGTGCGAGCGTTTGGGCCGAGTACAGTGTAGCCAAATGCCTCGGGCCCACGGTCGCGGAAATCCTCGTCGACGACTTTGTCGTCCAACGCACGTTCAAGCGCCGACAGTCCAAGCGTGCTTCGCAAGTTGGCGGGCCAGACTGACTCGACGAATTGCGCTAGCATTGGCATGCGCGTTCGCAGTACGTCAGGAGGACCGCGCGCAATGAGGTCTGCCGGGAGCTCGTCCCAACAGGAGAGCACGACAGCAAGGCGAGGAATACCGCGTCCAGCGACAACGTCGGCGCCCCGCATGAACAGCAGCATCTGCAACAGTTCGATCAGCCGAGCCTGACTGGTGTGCCGGTACGGCGGTTGGACGGTAGGGGCCTGTTTCAGTTGAGACAGCGGACGCGACATGAAATCGCCGTCCACCTCGTGATGGTTCGCGCGCGCCAACACCAACCAGCCATCGCTCGTGCGCGCCCGGTCCCGCCATGTCGCGGGAACCTGGCGATTGACCAAAATGTCGTTG from Vitreimonas flagellata includes:
- a CDS encoding effector-associated domain EAD1-containing protein yields the protein MPISEATFGAVDKGHAIIAVTSGAAKVAPRIVGRTDLPNTVPSGTEWASFESGYFEGDTYVLARTWPDPGAPRAGMVFTHAVMAPFVEIDNPDGLLLLSANLPQSPDRGAALKERSWQPPEHHAVSKHAHQLLDALLDEKRQPPIVWLGEADLLRTLTALWRYLPSAARRSVTFRLSFGPEDVAAAAPLVVMTPRQLAQRWKGRTIIDPTQPPPPASEVARSILTPSSADEIAAYANAYGIIVRSLSEFGLLQKSWEIGKSGSSEYGVLLAQLRFVMTLSPQREPGAEQKAVLVADHARAVDSANTTQISALRNINLATWGCGDPLWAAVRAWATRAAALETDAADDIAIWRNATADGAQSAWALAVREGLEEAAKSADGAFCVAWWRRWTAAPELITPVFALLPTKKKMQDALVLTAPQTIDETLAEPVMAAAAGKKWWALHATVARRSLALSAAVKRQLAVDTDQAYTAGFAILFEGLPAHDLLATAVDVEDARLIAMAGDAAAADPTLLEPFDPRIVAWRRIWEIAVRRNADAWQGVGDQTAVREEIVQQLRGGAPLEPSFLEQVAVTPIANLTDVPDRGDVWDTLPEPARSAFLAATATGWLTDFANRKRAPDDADATLRRAIVAPQARDAFFSAHGRTVAIALSYFEAFEEVPEHVATAWLRRLRDQHISVDQADAERIGALVRDRRWHSAASVVAALLHTDGRGSLAPAAIALRGFFQMMDLGMLMVKGFLDVGSQQDVWAIFEDVACELYPHGPNETELWSRAGGKKADLPDGYTGRQRWHATVKLLRNGGSRLSASELLTEMTADHRRNEKLAWLAKQAAFQEE